From one Roseofilum capinflatum BLCC-M114 genomic stretch:
- the rpsT gene encoding 30S ribosomal protein S20 — MPNIKSAIKRVQIGERNRLRNKSYKSAVRTLMKKFFTAVEEQAASPSPEKAQEIQTLMNQAYSKIDKSVKRGVIHRNTGARRKARLAKALKQIETPAAS, encoded by the coding sequence GTGCCTAACATCAAGTCTGCTATCAAGCGCGTTCAAATTGGTGAACGCAATCGTCTCCGGAACAAATCCTATAAATCTGCGGTAAGGACTCTGATGAAAAAATTCTTTACCGCCGTTGAAGAGCAAGCCGCCAGCCCTAGCCCAGAAAAAGCACAGGAAATTCAAACCCTGATGAATCAAGCGTACAGCAAAATTGATAAATCGGTGAAAAGAGGCGTAATTCACCGCAACACGGGCGCTCGTCGTAAAGCCCGTTTAGCCAAGGCGCTGAAACAAATTGAAACACCAGCGGCCTCCTAG
- a CDS encoding TatD family hydrolase — protein MQLIDTHVHINFDVYNQEREELRNRWSGAEVVQLIHSCVTPKEFESIQTLAHQYEELYFAVGLHPLESQNWVPEIAEQILTLAQSDPKVVAIGETGLDFYKAQNREQQEQALGAQLKIAHKLDLPVIIHCRDAAAALAEYLQKFYQTYGKLKGVMHCWGGTPEETQWFLDLGFYISFSGTVTFKKATQIKESCQMVPGDRLLIETDCPFLAPVPKRGKRNEPAYVLYVAEAIASLRGIPLETLAQQTTQNARTLFQLPPRDKEIGR, from the coding sequence ATGCAGTTAATCGATACCCATGTCCACATCAACTTTGATGTGTACAATCAAGAAAGAGAAGAGTTAAGGAACCGATGGAGCGGGGCAGAAGTGGTTCAACTGATCCATTCCTGCGTCACCCCCAAGGAATTTGAAAGTATCCAAACGTTAGCCCACCAGTATGAGGAACTCTATTTTGCCGTCGGCCTCCATCCCCTAGAGAGCCAGAATTGGGTTCCAGAAATTGCCGAGCAAATTTTGACTCTAGCCCAAAGCGATCCCAAAGTGGTGGCGATCGGGGAAACCGGCTTAGATTTTTACAAAGCCCAGAACCGAGAGCAACAAGAACAGGCTCTAGGAGCGCAACTGAAAATTGCCCATAAACTGGACTTACCCGTAATTATTCACTGTCGGGATGCGGCGGCTGCCTTAGCCGAATACCTGCAAAAATTTTACCAAACCTACGGAAAACTGAAGGGAGTCATGCATTGTTGGGGAGGAACCCCAGAAGAAACCCAATGGTTTTTAGACCTGGGGTTTTATATTAGCTTTAGTGGCACAGTCACCTTTAAAAAAGCCACTCAAATCAAAGAATCCTGTCAAATGGTTCCCGGCGATCGCCTCCTGATCGAAACCGACTGCCCCTTTTTGGCTCCTGTCCCTAAACGAGGCAAACGCAATGAACCCGCTTACGTGCTATATGTGGCTGAAGCGATCGCCTCCCTACGAGGCATCCCCTTAGAAACCCTAGCCCAGCAAACCACCCAAAATGCTCGAACCCTCTTTCAACTGCCTCCTAGGGATAAGGAGATAGGGAGATAG
- the rpoB gene encoding DNA-directed RNA polymerase subunit beta — protein MNQITETSTQFTLPDLVEIQRSSFRWFLEEGLIEELDSFSPISDYTGKLELHFIGKNYKLKRPKYEVDEAKRRDATYAVQMYVPTRLINKETGEIKEQEVFIGELPLMTDRGTFIINGAERVIVNQIVRSPGVYYKSDTDKNGRRTYNASLIPNRGAWLKFETDKNGLVWVRIDKTRKLSAQVLLKALGMSTGEILEGLRHPDYFQKTIEKEGDFTDEEALLELYRKLRPGEPPTVNGGQQLLESRFFDPKRYDLGKVGRYKLNRKLGLTVPASIRVLTPKDILSAINYLINLEFDMGSIDDIDHLGNRRIRSVGELLQNQVRVGLNRLERIIRERMTVSDSDSLTPTSLVNPKPLVAAIKEFFGSSQLSQFMDQTNPLAELTHKRRLSALGPGGLTRERAGFAVRDIHPSHYGRICPIETPEGPNAGLIGSLATHAKVNEFGFIATPYYPVEKGYVRRDLTPIFMTADEEDDLQVAPGDISTDEEGKILGEIIPVRYRQEFTTASPTQVDYVAVSPVQIISVATSLIPFLEHDDANRALMGSNMQRQAVPLLRPERPLVGTGLEPQAARDSGMVIVSKTNGVVSYVDATRIEVTSDPEPDPEGAEGLALSGVEGSGVEGRVIEYELQKYQRSNQDTCLSQRPIVYEGDRVRVGQILADGSATEGGELALGQNILVAYMPWEGYNYEDAILISERLVSEDLYTSIHVEKYEIEARQTKLGPEEITREIPNVGEDSLRNLDEGGIIRKGAWVESGDILVGKVTPKGESDQPPEEKLLRAIFGEKARDVRDNSLRVPNGEKGRVVDVRIFTREQGDELPPGANMVVRVYVAQKRKIQVGDKMAGRHGNKGIISRILPLEDMPYLPDGTPVDIVLNPLGVPSRMNVGQVFECLLGWAGENLERRFKLQPFDEMHSREMSRATVHNKLKEAAHYTGKEWLYDPKNAGKIQLFDGRTGEPFDRPITVGKAYMLKLVHLVDDKIHARSTGPYSLVTQQPLGGKAQQGGQRFGEMEVWALEAFGAAYTLQELLTVKSDDMQGRNEALNAIVKGKAIPRPGTPESFKVLMRELQSLCLDIGVHKVETREDGDSSDVEIDLMQEGSSRRSPNRPTYESISTDFSD, from the coding sequence ATGAATCAGATTACCGAAACTTCCACCCAGTTTACCCTACCCGATCTGGTCGAAATCCAACGCTCAAGCTTTCGCTGGTTTCTAGAAGAAGGATTAATTGAAGAACTCGACAGCTTCTCCCCCATCTCTGACTATACCGGAAAACTCGAACTTCATTTTATCGGCAAAAACTACAAACTCAAGCGTCCCAAATACGAAGTAGACGAAGCCAAACGCCGGGACGCAACCTACGCCGTGCAAATGTACGTCCCCACCCGCCTGATCAACAAAGAAACCGGAGAAATCAAAGAGCAAGAAGTCTTCATCGGTGAACTGCCCCTGATGACCGATCGCGGAACCTTTATCATCAACGGAGCAGAGCGGGTGATCGTCAACCAAATTGTGCGATCTCCAGGAGTCTACTACAAATCCGACACCGACAAAAACGGTCGTCGCACCTATAACGCCTCCCTCATTCCCAACCGGGGCGCATGGCTCAAATTTGAAACCGACAAAAACGGTTTAGTTTGGGTCAGAATCGACAAAACCCGCAAACTCTCCGCCCAAGTCCTCCTCAAAGCCCTAGGCATGAGTACCGGCGAAATCCTCGAAGGTTTGCGTCACCCCGACTACTTCCAAAAAACCATCGAAAAAGAAGGAGACTTCACCGACGAAGAAGCACTACTGGAACTCTACCGCAAACTGAGACCCGGAGAACCCCCCACCGTCAACGGAGGGCAACAACTCCTAGAGTCCAGATTCTTTGACCCCAAACGCTATGACCTGGGCAAAGTCGGACGGTATAAACTCAACCGCAAACTGGGCTTGACCGTCCCCGCCAGTATTCGCGTCCTCACCCCCAAAGACATCCTTTCCGCCATCAACTACCTGATCAACCTAGAATTCGATATGGGTAGCATTGATGACATTGACCACTTGGGAAATCGGCGCATTCGCTCCGTAGGCGAACTGCTACAAAACCAAGTGAGAGTGGGCTTAAATCGCCTAGAGCGCATCATCCGCGAGCGCATGACGGTTTCCGACTCCGACTCCCTCACCCCCACCTCTCTGGTCAATCCCAAGCCCCTGGTAGCCGCCATCAAAGAATTCTTCGGCTCCTCCCAGCTCTCCCAGTTCATGGATCAAACCAACCCCCTAGCCGAACTCACCCACAAACGGCGGTTGAGTGCCCTAGGCCCCGGAGGACTGACCCGCGAACGGGCCGGCTTTGCCGTGCGCGACATTCACCCCTCCCACTACGGTCGCATCTGCCCCATCGAAACTCCAGAAGGCCCCAACGCTGGGTTGATTGGCTCCTTGGCTACCCACGCCAAAGTCAACGAATTTGGCTTTATTGCCACCCCCTACTATCCCGTAGAAAAGGGCTATGTGCGCCGAGACCTAACGCCTATCTTCATGACGGCCGATGAAGAAGATGACCTGCAAGTGGCTCCTGGAGACATTTCCACCGATGAAGAGGGCAAAATCTTAGGGGAAATCATTCCCGTGCGCTATCGCCAGGAATTTACCACCGCTTCTCCCACCCAGGTAGACTATGTAGCGGTTTCTCCCGTGCAGATTATCTCGGTAGCCACCTCTCTGATCCCCTTCCTGGAACATGATGACGCGAACCGGGCCCTGATGGGATCGAACATGCAACGGCAAGCCGTTCCCCTGCTGCGGCCAGAGCGTCCTCTGGTGGGAACGGGACTCGAACCGCAAGCTGCGCGGGACTCTGGGATGGTGATCGTCTCTAAAACCAATGGGGTGGTCAGCTATGTGGATGCAACCCGGATAGAAGTCACCTCCGATCCCGAACCCGATCCGGAAGGAGCAGAGGGGCTTGCCCTGAGCGGAGTCGAAGGGAGCGGAGTCGAAGGGCGCGTGATCGAGTATGAACTGCAAAAATATCAACGGTCTAACCAGGATACCTGCTTATCCCAGCGTCCCATCGTTTATGAAGGAGATCGCGTCCGAGTCGGTCAAATTCTCGCCGATGGCAGTGCCACCGAAGGGGGAGAACTGGCCCTCGGTCAAAATATCCTCGTCGCCTACATGCCTTGGGAAGGCTACAACTACGAGGATGCCATCCTCATTTCCGAGCGCCTGGTCTCTGAAGATCTGTATACCTCCATCCACGTGGAAAAATACGAAATTGAAGCCCGGCAAACCAAACTGGGCCCGGAAGAAATCACCCGCGAAATTCCCAACGTCGGTGAAGACTCCCTGCGGAACCTAGACGAAGGGGGCATCATCCGCAAAGGAGCCTGGGTAGAATCTGGAGATATTCTGGTCGGGAAAGTCACCCCCAAAGGAGAATCTGACCAACCCCCAGAAGAGAAACTCCTGCGAGCCATTTTCGGAGAAAAAGCCCGCGATGTCAGGGATAACTCCCTGCGAGTCCCCAACGGGGAAAAGGGGCGCGTAGTAGACGTGCGAATCTTCACCCGTGAACAAGGGGACGAACTGCCCCCCGGAGCCAACATGGTCGTCCGCGTCTATGTGGCCCAAAAACGGAAGATCCAAGTGGGCGACAAAATGGCAGGACGACATGGGAACAAGGGCATCATTTCCCGGATTTTGCCCCTAGAAGATATGCCCTACCTGCCCGATGGTACACCGGTGGATATTGTCCTCAATCCCCTGGGGGTTCCCTCCCGGATGAATGTGGGCCAGGTGTTTGAATGTCTCTTGGGATGGGCAGGGGAAAACCTGGAGCGCCGGTTTAAGCTGCAACCTTTTGATGAAATGCACAGCCGGGAAATGTCCAGGGCAACCGTCCATAACAAACTCAAAGAAGCCGCCCACTATACGGGTAAAGAGTGGCTCTATGACCCCAAAAATGCGGGCAAAATCCAGTTATTCGACGGGCGCACCGGCGAACCCTTCGATCGCCCCATCACCGTGGGTAAAGCCTATATGCTCAAATTGGTTCACCTGGTAGACGATAAGATCCACGCTCGCTCCACCGGCCCCTACTCCCTGGTCACCCAACAGCCCCTGGGTGGCAAAGCTCAACAGGGTGGACAGCGCTTCGGAGAAATGGAAGTCTGGGCATTGGAGGCCTTCGGCGCAGCCTATACCTTGCAAGAGTTGCTGACGGTCAAATCCGACGACATGCAAGGGCGCAACGAGGCCCTCAATGCCATTGTCAAAGGGAAAGCCATTCCCCGGCCGGGAACGCCAGAATCCTTCAAGGTGCTGATGCGAGAACTGCAATCCCTGTGTTTAGACATTGGCGTGCATAAAGTCGAAACTCGTGAAGATGGAGACTCCAGTGATGTGGAGATCGACCTCATGCAAGAAGGGTCGAGTCGGCGATCGCCCAATCGACCCACCTACGAGTCGATTTCCACTGACTTCTCTGACTAA
- a CDS encoding class I SAM-dependent methyltransferase, with translation MQAANHPQLYPWLKEKIRRSPGKKISFAQYMESVLYHPEFGYYSAYQTEIGKSGDYFTSASLGADFGQLLARQWVQMWQILGCPAPFSLVEMGAGTGQVAADMLAELGATDPDFFSVLDYRIMEKSPGLRAVQQQTLAPWLGQKPRVQWCDWKDLDSIQGCFFSNELVDALPVHRVVRSGERLQEVFVTLDDEENLREVLGELSTPKLAQYFDRLGIDLCSDAYPEGYRTEVNLGMLEWLEAIAQRLDRGYVVTIDYGYTADRYYQPGRSTGTLQCYTRHHRHDCPYINIGYQDITAHVDFTTLEQQGKRWGLEPLGCTQQGLFLMALGLGDRLAALSESSLSITQLFSRRDALHQLIDPLGLGGFKVLLQGKGLTEQEKGQTLQGLDHPE, from the coding sequence ATGCAAGCAGCCAATCATCCCCAGTTGTATCCATGGCTGAAGGAAAAAATTCGGCGATCGCCAGGGAAAAAAATTTCCTTCGCCCAGTATATGGAATCGGTGCTGTATCACCCGGAATTTGGCTATTACAGTGCCTATCAAACAGAAATTGGCAAATCTGGCGATTACTTCACTTCGGCCAGTCTAGGGGCGGATTTTGGCCAGCTTTTGGCCCGGCAATGGGTGCAAATGTGGCAGATTTTGGGCTGTCCGGCTCCCTTTTCTCTGGTGGAAATGGGCGCGGGAACCGGGCAAGTGGCTGCGGATATGTTGGCAGAGTTAGGAGCCACTGATCCGGATTTTTTCAGCGTCCTCGACTATCGAATTATGGAAAAATCACCAGGCTTAAGGGCAGTTCAACAGCAAACGTTAGCCCCTTGGTTAGGACAAAAACCACGAGTGCAATGGTGTGACTGGAAAGATTTAGACTCGATTCAGGGCTGTTTTTTTTCTAATGAATTAGTCGATGCATTGCCGGTTCATCGGGTGGTACGCTCTGGGGAACGGCTACAAGAGGTGTTTGTTACTCTGGATGATGAGGAGAATTTGCGGGAGGTTTTGGGGGAGTTATCTACGCCCAAATTAGCCCAATATTTCGATCGCTTGGGAATTGATTTATGCTCGGATGCCTATCCAGAGGGCTATCGGACAGAGGTGAATTTAGGGATGTTAGAGTGGTTAGAGGCGATCGCCCAACGATTAGATCGCGGTTATGTGGTTACCATTGATTACGGCTACACTGCTGATCGCTATTATCAACCCGGACGCAGCACGGGAACCCTACAATGCTACACTCGCCACCATCGCCATGATTGTCCCTACATTAATATTGGCTATCAGGATATTACCGCCCATGTAGACTTTACCACCCTAGAGCAGCAGGGCAAACGCTGGGGACTAGAGCCATTAGGCTGTACCCAACAAGGATTATTTTTAATGGCACTGGGTTTAGGCGATCGTCTAGCAGCCTTATCCGAAAGTTCCCTCTCCATTACCCAACTGTTCAGCCGTCGAGATGCCTTACATCAGCTCATCGATCCCCTCGGTTTGGGTGGGTTTAAGGTCTTGCTCCAGGGTAAAGGATTAACGGAACAGGAGAAAGGACAAACCTTACAAGGCTTAGACCATCCGGAATGA
- a CDS encoding DUF924 family protein, whose translation MNWIRMEYREIIEFWFAEIDPKQWWQKDETFDRQISDRFNQIHRQATLCELYPWRTEPLGRLAEIIILDQFSRNIYRNQALAFAFDSLALALAQEAIACQIQQSLTLEQKSFLYLPFMHSESLHIHERAVELFSEPGLESNLEFEYKHKEIIERFGRYPHRNHLLGRLSTPEETEFLKQPGSSF comes from the coding sequence ATGAACTGGATTCGTATGGAGTATCGAGAAATCATTGAATTTTGGTTTGCAGAAATCGATCCGAAGCAGTGGTGGCAGAAAGATGAAACATTCGATCGCCAAATTAGCGATCGCTTTAATCAAATCCATCGTCAAGCAACGTTATGCGAACTTTACCCTTGGCGGACAGAACCGTTAGGACGATTAGCCGAAATTATCATTCTCGATCAGTTTTCTAGAAACATATATCGCAATCAAGCCTTAGCGTTTGCCTTCGATTCCTTAGCCTTAGCACTAGCTCAAGAGGCGATTGCCTGTCAAATTCAGCAATCTCTTACCCTCGAACAAAAGTCATTCCTTTATCTACCTTTCATGCATAGCGAATCACTGCACATTCATGAAAGAGCAGTAGAATTATTTAGCGAACCGGGATTGGAGTCCAATCTTGAATTTGAATACAAGCACAAAGAAATCATCGAGAGATTTGGACGCTATCCCCACAGAAATCATCTGTTAGGTCGGTTGTCTACACCAGAAGAAACTGAATTTCTCAAACAACCCGGTTCATCATTTTAA
- the hisD gene encoding histidinol dehydrogenase codes for MLRIISQRSEAEAELRRICDRTFDEEMVHKEATVQQVLQTVRRNGDGALLDYTEEFDGQRLEVSQLRVSALELEAAYQQVDKPLLDAIELASRQIEAFHRQRTPKSWVHFAHDEVVLGKHYTPVDRAGIYIPGGRAAYPSTVLMNAIPAKVAGVPRIVMCTPPGSNKGISPAVLVAAQLAGVNEIYRVGGAQAIAALAYGTATVPKVDLITGPGNIYVTLAKKMVYGVVGIDSLAGPSEVLVIADSEANPVHVATDLLAQAEHDPMAAAILITTDRTLARAVAAEVEQQLINHPRQILTEKAIAHYGLIVVVDSLDEAVELSNLFAPEHLELEVAEPWDLLPQIRHAGAIFLGYSTPEAVGDYLAGPNHTLPTSGAARYASALGVETFMKHSSLIQYSPTALKKMASAIMTLADAEGLPSHAHSVRVRTSSPEEE; via the coding sequence ATGCTGAGAATTATTAGCCAGCGATCGGAAGCAGAAGCGGAATTACGGCGAATTTGCGATCGCACCTTTGATGAGGAAATGGTTCATAAAGAGGCGACGGTTCAGCAGGTACTGCAAACCGTCAGGCGCAACGGCGACGGGGCACTTTTGGACTATACAGAAGAGTTTGATGGGCAACGGCTAGAAGTCAGTCAGTTGCGCGTCAGTGCCCTGGAATTAGAGGCGGCCTATCAGCAAGTGGATAAGCCTCTGCTGGATGCCATTGAATTAGCCAGTCGCCAGATTGAAGCGTTTCACCGCCAACGCACGCCTAAGTCTTGGGTGCATTTTGCCCACGATGAGGTAGTGCTGGGTAAGCATTATACGCCGGTGGATCGGGCGGGAATTTATATTCCGGGCGGACGAGCGGCCTATCCGAGTACGGTGTTGATGAATGCGATTCCAGCTAAGGTGGCGGGTGTGCCCCGGATTGTCATGTGTACGCCACCCGGAAGCAATAAAGGGATTAGTCCGGCCGTGCTGGTAGCCGCTCAGTTGGCTGGGGTGAATGAAATTTATCGGGTGGGAGGCGCTCAGGCGATCGCTGCGTTAGCCTATGGTACAGCGACGGTTCCCAAGGTGGATTTAATTACGGGGCCGGGAAATATTTATGTGACTCTGGCGAAGAAAATGGTCTATGGAGTCGTGGGAATTGATTCGTTGGCCGGGCCGTCAGAAGTGTTGGTGATTGCCGATAGTGAGGCGAACCCGGTGCATGTAGCGACAGATCTTTTGGCTCAAGCGGAACATGACCCAATGGCAGCCGCGATTTTGATTACCACCGATCGCACCTTAGCACGGGCAGTGGCGGCTGAGGTGGAGCAACAACTGATTAACCATCCGCGCCAAATTCTGACGGAAAAGGCGATCGCCCATTATGGGTTAATTGTTGTAGTAGACTCCCTAGATGAGGCGGTAGAACTGTCTAATCTGTTTGCCCCCGAACACCTAGAACTGGAAGTGGCCGAACCCTGGGATCTCTTGCCCCAAATTCGTCATGCTGGGGCGATTTTTCTGGGCTATTCGACTCCGGAAGCGGTGGGAGATTATTTAGCCGGGCCCAACCATACCCTACCCACTTCAGGAGCGGCTCGCTATGCCTCGGCCCTAGGCGTAGAGACGTTTATGAAACATTCGAGCTTAATTCAATATTCCCCCACTGCCCTGAAGAAAATGGCCAGCGCTATCATGACCTTAGCCGATGCGGAAGGCCTGCCCTCCCATGCCCATTCGGTGCGGGTGAGAACGTCATCGCCAGAGGAAGAATAG